One Pseudomonas sp. MM213 genomic window, ATCGCTGCAACGCGAGCGGCGGTCACGTGCTTGCTGCCACGGGCCTCGATCACGGCGCTGCCGGTCAGGATGCGAATGCCTTTGGCGCGGGCTTCTTCAACCAGTGCACCACGCGGATTGCTGCGGGCGTCGGCGATGGCCACCACTTGCAGGCTGGCGTCGAGCCAATCCAGGGCAACGCGGTAGGCGTGATCGTTGTTGGTCGACAGCACCAGTTTTTTACCCGGTGCCACGCCGTAGCGACGGACGTAAGTCGACACAGCGCCGGCGAGCATGTTGCCCGGCACGTCGTTGTTGCCGTAGACCAGTGGACGCTCGTGAGCGCCGGTCGCCAGCACCACACGCTTGGCGCGAACCCGGTGGATGCGTTGACGCACCTGGCCAATCGGTGCGCGGTCGCCGAGGTGATCGGTCAGGCGCTCGTGAATGGTCAGGAAGTTATGGTCGTGGTAGCCGTTGACCGTGGCGCGCGGCAACAGCAGCACGTCCGGGGTGTTCTTCAGTTCGTCGAGGACGCTGGCGACCCATTCCACGGCAGGCTTGCCGTCGAGGCTTTCGCGGGAGTCGAGCAGGCTGCCGCCGAACTCTTCCTGCTCATCGGCCAGAATGACGCGAGCACCGCTGCGAGCGGCTGCCAAAGCAGCGGCCAGGCCAGCCGGGCCACCACCGACGATCAGCACGTCGCAGTGCTGGTTCATGTAGTCGTAGGTGTCCGGATCGTTCTCGGTCGGCGAGCGGCCAAGACCGGCAGCCTTACGAATGTACTTCTCGTAAGTCATCCAGAACGATTGCGGGTACATGAAGGTTTTGTAGTAGAAGCCCGGTGGCATCAGCTTGCCGCCGACCTTGCCGAGAATCCCCATCATGTCGTTGTTCACGCTCGGCCAGCCGTTGGTGCTGGTGGCGACCAGGCCCTGGTACAGCGCTTGTTGCGTGGCGCGTACGTTCGGGATTTGCGTGGCTTCGGTCGCGCCGATCTGCAGCACGGCGTTCGGCTCTTCGGCACCGGCGGCGAAGATGCCGCGCGGACGGGAATACTTGAAGCTGCGACCGATGATGTCGACGCCGTTGGCCAGCAGTGCAGCGGCCAGGGAATCGCCTTCAAAGCCTTTGTAGGTCTGGCCGTTGAAGGTGAAGCTCAGCACTTTGTTGCGGTCGATCCGTCCGCCGTTGGACAGGCGATTGATCTGGCTCATACCTTCTCTCCCAGAGCCGTCGTAGCCGCTTTCGAGCTATCGGTCTTGTCGGTGAATTGTGGCTTGGTGCCGATCTTGTAAGTCTCGAGAATCTCGTAGGTCACGGTGTCGCGGGTGACGTTGAAGTACTGACGGCAACCGGCAACGTGATCCCACAGTTCGTGGTGCAGGCCGCGAGGGTTATCGCGGAAGAACATGTAGTCGCCCCACTCCTCGTCGGTGCAGGTGTTCGGATCCAGTGGACGCGGGATGTGCGCCTGGCCGGATGCGTGGAATTCCTCTTCAGAGCGCAGCTCGCCGCAGTGAGGACAGAAGATATGCAACATGGGGATTTCTCCTGTTAGTGGGCAACCGCAGCAGCGCCGTGTTCATCGATCAACGCACCGTTGTGGAAACGGTCGATGGAGAAAGGTGCGGCCAATGGGTGCATTTCACCCTTGGCCAGGCTCGCGGCAAACACGTTGCCCGAACCAGGTGTTGCCTTGAAGCCACCGGTGCCCCAACCGCAGTTGAAGAACATGTTCGGGACCGGGGTTTTCGAGATGATCGGGCAGGCATCCGGCGTGGTGTCGACGATGCCGCCCCACTGCCGGTTCATGCGTACGCGGGACAAGACCGGGAACATCTCGACGATGGCCTGGATGGTGTGCTCGATCACCGGGTACGAACCACGCTGGCCGTAGCCGTTGTAGCCGTCGATACCGGCGCCGATCACCAGGTCGCCCTTGTCGGACTGGCTGATGTAACCGTGTACGGCGTTGGACATGATCACGCTGTCGATAATCGGCTTGATCGGCTCGGACACCAACGCTTGCAGCGGGTGGGATTCGATCGGCAGACGGAAACCGGCGAGTTTGGCCATGTGCCCGGAGTTGCCGGCCGTGACCACGCCGACGCGCTTGGCGCCGATGAAGCCCTTGTTGGTTTCAACGCCGATGCACACACCGTTTTCCTTGCGGAAACCGATCACTTCGGTCTGCTGGATCAGGTCCACGCCGAGTGCGTCAGCGGCACGGGCAAAGCCCCATGCCACGGCATCGTGACGGGCGACGCCGCCGCGACGCTGGACGGTAGCGCCCATCACCGGGTAGCGAGTGTTCTTGGAGCAGTCGAGGTACGGAATCTCGTCCGCTACTTGCTTGGCATCGAGCAGCTCGCCGTCCACGCCGTTGAGGCGGTTGGCACTGACCCGACGCTCGGAATCACGAATGTCCTGCAGGGTGTGGCACAGATTGTAGACGCCGCGCTGGGAGAACATCACGTTGTAGTTCAGGTCCTGGGACAGGCCTTCCCACAGTTTCATCGCGTGTTCGTACAGGTGCGCCGACTCGTCCCACAGGTAGTTCGAGCGAACGATGGTGGTGTTGCGCGCGGTGTTACCGCCGCCCAGCCAGCCTTTTTCGACCACGGCCACGTTGGTGATGCCGTGTTCCTTGGCCAGGTAGTAAGCCGTGGCGAGACCATGTCCGCCACCGCCGACGATGACCACGTCATAGACCTTTTTAGGGGTCGGCGTGCGCCACATTTTCTGCCAGTTTTCATGATGGCTGAGGGAGTGTTTGAAGAGGCCGAAGCCCGAGTAGCGTTGCATAGTCATTTACTCCAAAACCGCGCTCAGCGATAAACCGGGAAGTCCGCGCACAGGGCCGACACTTGCTGCGCGACGTTCGCTTCGACATCGGCGTCGCCGAGGTTGTCGAGGATGTCGCAGATCCAGCCGGCCAGCGTGACGCACTGGGTCACCTTGAAGCCGCGTGTGGTCACCGCAGGGGTGCCGATGCGCAGGCCGGAAGTGACGAACGGCGACTGTGGATCGTTCGGGACAGCGTTCTTGTTCACAGTGATGTGGGCGCGACCGAGTGCTGCATCCGCCTCTTTGCCGGTGAGGCCCTGACGAATCAGGCTGACCAGGAACAGGTGGTTATCGGTGCCGCCGGACACTACATCGTAGCCGCGTTTGATAAATACGCCGGCCATGGCCTGGGCGTTATCGATCACTTGTTGCTGGTAAGCCTTGAAACCTGGCTCCAGCGCTTCCTTGAAGCACACCGCTTTACCAGCGATGACGTGCATCAGCGGGCCGCCCTGGGCACCCGGGAATACGGCTGCGTTGAGCTTCTTCTCGATTTCTTCGTTGGCCTTGGCCAGGATCAGGCCGCCACGCGGACCGCGCAGGGTCTTGTGGGTGGTGGTGGTCACCACGTCGGCATACGGCAGCGGGTTCGGGTACAGGCCGGCAGCAACCAGACCGGCAACGTGGGCCATGTCGACGAACAGCAGCGCACCGACCTTGTCGGCGATCTGACGGAAGCGTGGGAAGTCGAGGGTCTTGGAGTAAGCCGAGAAACCGGCAACGATCATTTTCGGCTTGCACTCGACGGCCAGGCGCTCGACTTCGTCGTAGTCGATCAGACCGGTCTTGGTGTCGATGCCGTACTGCACGGCGTTGTACAGCTTGCCCGAAGACGAAACCTTGGCGCCGTGGGTCAGGTGACCGCCGTGGGCCAGGCTCATGCCCAGAATGGTGTCGCCGGCTTGCAGCAGGGCCAGGTAAACGGCGCTGTTGGCCGAAGAACCGGAGTGCGGCTGCACGTTGGCGTAATCGGCGCCGAACAGTTGCTTGGCGCGTTCGATAGCCAGTGCTTCAACCTTGTCGACGTGCTCGCAGCCACCGTAGTAGCGCTTGCCCGGATAGCCTTCGGCGTATTTGTTGGTCAGGCCGCTGCCCTGCGCTTCCATGACGCGTTTGCTGGTGTAGTTTTCGGACGCGATCAGCTCGATGTGATCTTCCTGGCGTTGCTCCTCGGCATTCATCGCCGCCAGCAGTGCATCGTCGTAACCCTTGATCTGGTCTTGCTTGCTGAACATCGCGTCTCTCCCAGCGGCATCTGTGCGCCATTCGTCTCGGTAAGGCACGGCGTTTCGGCAGTGCCCTTTGATAGCGATGGTATGACCGGCGCAGACAGGTCAAATGCCTACGGACGCCACGCAAAGGTGCGTTTACGACATAGACCGAAATGGCTGAACGAACACGATCCTTGAACCAGTAGATATCCCTGTGGGAGTGAGACCGGCTTGCCGGCGATAGCGGTGGGTCAGGCAACATCGATGCTGGCTGTGACGGCCTCATCGCGAGCAGGCTCGCTCCCACAGGGGTTATGCGGCGATCTGGCGGACGAGTAATAGCATCAGGAAATGCAGCGGATAAAGGGCATATGCCCAGCGCCGCATGGGTGGAGGACTAATGCGTCGCGCATGTCGCAACAAGAACAACCCGAGCCCTGGCGCGATCAGACAAGTGGCAATGCCAGGGAGCGCCGCACTGTTACCCAACCGGGCGGAGTAATACAGCACCTCCCACTGATTGGCGGCCAGACAGATCAACCCCGGCAACAGGCTGAAATACCGGGGCCGCTTGAGCACCAGCAACATCGCCAGCGGCAACAACACACCAAAAACGCCGAACATCAGGTATTCCGTGAACACCGCTGCCAGCAATAAGGCAGCAACCGCAAGCAGGCGCGATGGCAGCGTCTTTTGCTGCCAGCCACGCGCGACCAACAGCCCAAGCGCCAGCGTAGGCAGCACGTTCAAGGTGTCGGGATCAGGAATGAACATCCTGTAAGGGATTTCGCTGATAGCACTAAACAGAATCAACCAGCCCAGATACCGCCATTGATGTGTGACTTGTCGTGAACGCGACAGGTTCGCCGCCATTGCCAGACAGAACCACGGAAACGCCAGTCGTCCGGGCACATACAGCAGATCGAGGGAATAACCGACATATCGCAGGTGATCGAGCACCATGCTCAACAGCGCCAGCCACTTGAGCAGATCCAGTGCCCCATCCCGTTGAGTCATGTGCATAATCGCCCGTCGTCTTTGTATTTTTCTGTCAGACGCATCCTGTGTGCTCGCCGGATGATCTTCGGTAAAGTGCGCACCATCATTGACCACGAGACGCTTCACCATAAGCGTCCCGACCACGGAAAGCAGGGCCATGACCGATAAGAGCCAACAATTCGCCAGCGACAACTATTCCGGTATCTGCCCTGAAGCCTGGGCGGCGATGGAACAGGCCAACCACGGCCACCAGCGCGCCTACGGCGACGATGAATGGACCGCTCGCGCGTCCGATGATTTCCGCAAACTGTTCGAAACCGACTGCGAAGTGTTCTTCGCCTTCAACGGCACCGCCGCCAACTCCTTGGCCCTGTCGTCGCTGTGCCAGAGTTACCACAGCGTGATCTGCTCGGAAACCGCCCACGTCGAAACCGACGAATGCGGCGCGCCGGAGTTCTTTTCCAACGGCTCCAAGCTGCTGGTCGCCCGCACCGAGAACGGCAAGCTGACCCCGGAATCGATCCGCGAAGTGGCCCTCAAGCGCCAGGACATTCACTACCCGAAACCGCGCGTCGTGACCCTGACCCAGGCCACCGAAGTCGGCAGCGTCTACACCCCGGAAGAAATCCGCGCCATCAGCGCCACCTGCAAAGAACTCGGCCTGAACCTGCACATGGACGGCGCACGCTTCTCCAACGCCTGCGCATTCCTCGGCTGCACACCGGCCGACCTGACCTGGAAGGCCGGCGTTGACGTGCTGTGCTTCGGCGGCACGAAAAACGGCATGGCAGTGGGTGAAGCGATTCTGTTCTTCAACCACAAACTGGCCGAAGACTTCGACTACCGCTGCAAGCAGGCCGGGCAACTGGCCTCGAAAATGCGTTTCCTCTCGGCACCGTGGGTCGGGATCCTGGAAAACGATGCCTGGCTCAAATACGCCCGCCACGCCAATCATTGCGCGCAACTGCTGGCGGAACTGGTCAGCGATATCCAGGGCGTGGAGCTGATGTTCCCGGTGCAGGCCAACGGCGTGTTCCTGCAACTCTCGGAACCGGCCATCGCCGCACTGACCGCCAAGGGCTGGCGCTTCTACACCTTCATCGGCAACGGCGGCGCCCGCTTCATGTGCTCCTGGGACACCGAGGAAGAACGCGTACGTGAATTGGCAGCGGATATTCGCGAAGTGATGTCCCGCTAACAACACAAACCCTGTAGGAGCCAGCTTGCTGGCGATTGCCGCGACGCGGTGCACCTGACACACCGCCATCGCCGGCAAGCCGGCTCCTACAAATCCCCGCCCCGCCTGCCATCCCGCGTACGACACAAACCCTGTAGGAGCCGGCTTGCTGGCGATCGCCGCAACGCGGTGCACCTGACACACCACCCTCGCCAGCAAGATGCACCACGCATGTTGGTCTACATTGAAGCGCTCAGATAACAATAATCAGGAGCGCACGCATGTCCCTTCAAGGCAAAACCCTGTTCATCACCGGCGCCAGCCGCGGGATTGGTCGTGAGATCGCGCTGCGGGCCGCGCGCGATGGGGCCAACATCGTGATTGCAGCCAAAAGTGCCGAGCCGCACGCCAAATTGCCGGGCACGATTTTCAGTGTCGCAAAGGAAGTCGAAGCCGCCGGCGGCAAGGCGCTGGCGCTGCAGGTGGATGTGCGTGATGAAGTCGCGGTGCGTGAGGCACTGGCCCGGGCCAACGAGCATTTCGGCGGCATCGATGCGCTGGTCAACAACGCCGGCGCGATCAAGCTGACCGGGGTTCAGCACATCGAGCTCAAGCGCTTTGACCTGATGCACCAGATCAACACCCGCGCCGTATTGCTGTGCAGCCAGGCAGCCCTGCCTTACCTGAAGAAAAGCAGCGGGCATATCCTCAACCTGTCACCGCCACTGAACCTGGCAACCAAGTGGTTCGCCCAATACAGCCCGTACACCGTGACCAAATACGGCATGAGCATGCTCACGTTGGGCATGAGCGAGGAATTCAAGAATTACGGGATCAGTGTCAACTCGCTGTGGCCGCAGACGATGATCGCCACCGCCGCCATCGAATTTCAGCTAGGTTCGCGTGAATCCTTCAAACATGCGCGCACGCCGGAAATCATGGCGGATGCCGCCCACGTTATCCTGGACAGCAACGGTCGCAGCATCACCGGTCGGCTGCTGATTGATGAGGAAATTCTGCGGGAGCACGGCGCGACCGAATTCGATCATTACCGCTTTGAGCCCGGCACCAACGACAAGTTGATGCCAGACCTATTCGTCGACTGAAAAACACCGCACCTGTGGGAGCGAGACCGGCTTGCCGGCGATAGCGGCAGACCAGCCAACATTGATGTTGAATGTACCGCAGCCATCGCGAGCAGGCTCGCTCCCACAGGTTGCGCGGCGTGTATCAATACTCGATGCGAACGTCGCCCTTCGGCACGCTGCAGCACGACAGGATGAACCCTTCGGCTTCGTCTTCCTCGGTGATCCCGCCGTTGTGGTCCATCTCCACTTCGCCGCCAAGCTTGAGCACCTTGCAGGTGCCGCAAATGCCCATGCCGCATGCTTTCGGAATCATCAGGCCGACCTTGGCGGCCGCCGCATGCACGGTCTCGCCCGGTGCCACGCGGATGCTCTTGCCCGAGGCGGTGAATTCCACCTCATGCAAATCAGCCGCATCGATTTCCGGCGCGTCAGCGGCCTGCTCGGCATTCTCCACGGCATCGGCGATCGCCTCTGGCGGCGTGGCGCCGAACGATTCCTCGTGGTAGTGCTTCATATTGAAGCCGGCGTTTTCCAGCAGGCGCTTGACCGCGTTCATGTAAGGCGTCGGGCCGCAGCAGAACACTTCGCGCTCAAGGAAGTCCGGGACCATCAGTTCCAGCATCTTGTGGTTCAGATAACCGCGATAACCGGCCCATGGCTCACCAAAACCATGTTTTTCACAGATCAGGTGCAGGCTGAAATTTTCGATCCGCGCTGCCATGTGTTCCAGCTCGCGGTGATAAATGATGTCTTTCGGCGAGCGGGCGCTGTGGATAAACGCCATGTCGACATTGCCGTTGGTATCGAAGAACCAGCGGGCCATGGACATGCACGGCGTGATGCCCACGCCGCCACTGAGGTACAGCACTTTCGGGTTCGGGAAGTCGATCGCGTTAAACAGCCCGACCGGGCCGTGCACCGCCAGTTCGTAGCCTTCATGCAGGGTGTCGTGCAGCCAGTTCGAAACCTTGCCGCCCGGCACGCGCTTGATCGTTACCGAAAAGCTGTACGGCACCGAGGGCGAACTGGAAATGGTGTACGAACGCATGATCTGCTGGCCATCGATTTCCAGCTCCAGGGTGACGAATTGCCCCGGCTTGAAGAAGAACATGATCGGCTGGTCGGCCATAAAGCAGAAGGTGCGCACATCCCAGGTTTCCTGGATGACTTTGACGCAACGGACGATGTGTCGGCCATTGGCCCAGGTCTGGGTGGTTACCGGATTCAGGAAGCTGTTGGACATGCTGTTCTCCACCGCCGATGGTCGGCCTTATGTTGACGATTCTGCGTATAGCGCAGACCACCCATTTACCTATCTGCGACATTCACATACTTATCGCGACCAGCCCCCAACTGCCGGGGGTTACGCGTCGGGAACAGATTGGGCCATGTCGCCCATGGATAAGGTTCCGGGCAACGCCGGCCCCACACTCGCCCCATACCAAGACATAACCTTTACACCTTGCGTAGCAACCCTGATCAGCCACTTTCGCGGCCACGCAGATGGCCTTGAGGATATACACGATGGACGTCACCGCAAAAATCAGCCTGGGCGATCCGCTGGAACCCGCACGCAAGGCCACCGCGCAGATGCTGCAAGAGCGCGAGCGCACCTTCTCGCTGCCGCAGCCGTTTTACTCTGACGAGCGGCTGTTTGATATCGACATGCAGGAGATCTTCCAGAAAGAGTGGTTGATCGCCGGCATGACCTGCGAAATCCCGACCAAGGGCAACTACCTGACCCTGCAAGTCGGCAAGAACCCGATCATCGTGATTCGCGGCGCCGAAGGCGTGGTACACGCCTTCCACAACGTCTGCCGTCACCGCGGTTCGCGGCTGTGCACCAGTGAAAAAGGCAAAGTCGCCAAGCTGGTCTGCCACTACCACCAGTGGACCTACGAGCTGGACGGCCGCCTGCTGTTCGCCGGCACCGAGATGGGCGCCGATTTCGACATGAAGCAGTACGGCCTCAAACCGGTGAACGTGAAGACCGCCGGCGGCTATATCTTCATCAGCCTGTCGGAGAATCCGCCGGCCATTGATGACTTCCTGTCGACGCTGAACCATTACATGGAACCGTACGACATGGAAAACACCAAGGTGGCGGTGCAAACCACCTTGATGGAAAAGGCCAACTGGAAACTGGTGCTGGAAAACAACCGCGAGTGCTACCACTGCAACGCGTCGCACCCGGAACTGCTGAAAACCCTGCTGGAATGGGACGACGTCACCGACCCGCGCGCCGACCAGGCGTTCAAGGACCACGTCGCCGCTTCCGCCGCTGCCTGGGAAGCCGAGAAGATTCCTTACGCCCACGCCAGCTTCGGCCTGCGTAACCGCATCGTGCGCATGCCGCTGCTCAAGGGCACCGTGTCGATGACCATGGACGGCAAACAGGGTTGCGCCAAACTCATGGGCCGCATCAAGAACCCGGACCTGGGCTCGATGCGCATCCTGCACCTGCCGCACTCGTGGAACCACTGCATGGGCGACCACATCATCGTCTTCACCGTGTGGCCGATCAGCGCGCAGGAAACCATGGTCACCACCAAGTGGATCGTGCACAAGGATGCCGTCGAAGGCGTCGACTACGACGTGGAGCGCATGCGCCAGGTCTGGGATGCCACCAACGACCAGGACCGTCGCCTGGCTGAAGAAAACCAGCGCGGCATCAACTCCTCGGCTTACCAGCCAGGGCCTTACTCCAAGACCTATGAGTTTGGTGTGGTGAACTTTGTGGACTGGTACAGCGAGCGTCTGCTGAACAACCTCGGCGCTGAGCCTGCGCCTTACCTCAAAGGGGTTCCGGTTCAGGGTTAAAGATCAAAAGCATCGCGAGCAGGCTCGCTCCCACAGGGGATCTTTGGCGCACCGAAGATCAAATGTAGGAGCAAGCTTGCTCGCGATGGCGCAATCCCTCGCAACACATCCCCTTCTGACTCTCCGCGACATTAGAACTGTACGAAATATGATCTATTCCGTTCAGCGCTATGCCCTACGTGGCTTTCAGCCTTCCGCAAACAAGTTATCCACACCTCCACCCACAGCTAATGGGGACAAGTGTGCGACACCCCCTAACTTTCTCCACAGAAACCGAAGAAAATCCGTGACTTATCCAGAAGCAGGGTTTTGAACAGCGATTGGTTGTTTTTTGACCTGACACCTGAAAGCCACGCAGTACGTGGCCTGTAGCGGATGGCGAACACCTTATCCACAGAAGCGCCAACAGACTTTGGGGGCAACTTCGCCGCCTCTGTGGAAAACCGCCGAAAGCCGCGATAAATCAGGGTTTGCGCGAGGTTCGCCGCTCCAAACCGGCAAATTGATCATTTTTTAATCATGCAGCGTACAGGCCCGGTTTATATGGCCTGTAGCGGACAGCGAACATCTTATCCACAGAAGCGCCAACAGAGATTGGGGGCAAGTATTGGCGAACGAACAGACTTATCCTCTGGAAAAAGCCCGAAAAAACCGCAACTTAGGCTGGTTGTTTTTTGTACGAAGGCTTGCAGGGCTTGATTTGTATGGCGTGTAGCGATGGGCGAACACGTTATCCACAGAAGCGCTAACAGGGATTGTGGGTAACCGTGATCAAACCCTGTTGAAACAGGACAAGCCCGAAGCAATATCCAGATTCAACTCGTAATCATTGAATGCACGCCATCCGAGCAAAATCGACGGCACGTACTGCCCAAGCAGCATCGACGGCGGGATCGTAAAGTCCGGGTAGTACTTGTAGGCGATCAGACGGGTACGCCCGGACAAGCTCAACTCGCCCTTGAAGATCTGGTGGTGCGGCTTATCAATGACATGAACAGGTGAAGTGCCGGGCGAGGCGGATGTCAGGTAATCCACATTGCCGGTGTCGATAATCGCCACGGTCGCACGCCGATCCAGCCGCGCAGCAAGGGTCAATCGTTGATTGATGTCGATACGCACGAAGGTGACCGGCGAATCACATCGTGTGGGCGCCGCAGCGTTGATCTCCAGCGTCTTTTTCGTAATGGTCAATCGTCCCAGCTTACCGATCAGGTCGAGCCCCAATAAGTTATCCCGGTCACTGACAAACACCAGGACGTTCCTGAACTCGCTGGCACCGATCTTCAGGGACTCAAGGATTCCGAGTTTGGCCGCCAGGTCCCGCTCGCCGTAGAAAGTGCTGTAGCCGTAATCAGAGTCGGTCAGCAGCTTGATGCCCATCTGCTTCGCGGTTTCGCTGTTGACCCGGGTTTGCGGGGCGCCCGTATCCAGAATGAACCGCGCCGAAACACCGTTGGCGGCTTTGACATCGAGGTACGGCAGCACCTCATTCGTCTCGTGGCCATCGCCTGGGGAAGGATGAATCGGCAGCACTTCGCGTCGCGGTGATCTTGTCAGCGAGAAATCGGCGACCTGACGCAAGGTCGCGATCGATTCACCGCCGAACATGGAGAACAACTGTTGGAGTTCAGGGTCATTGGCGATGGCTTGAGCATGGCGCCGCTTGATTGCCAGGTAGTAGTCGGGCAGCTGGTTGGCAGCCTTGGTCTCGAACATTCTGGCGAGAACGGTGACTGAACAATTGAGGTTTTTATCAGGCGCCAACACCTGATCGCAGTGTTGCTTCATTTGCGCCAGGGAGGCGTGCCGCCCCTGCGCAGAGTCGATCCATTGATAGAAATCCGGATCGCCCTGGCGGGTTTCAGCGGCCGCAACCATCACAACCAGCATCACGCCACAGATCAGACATGTCTCACGCCGACTGACCGTGCTCATCGGCAACCCATTCCTGAAAACGAGTTTTATGAATCAGCGCTGCTGCCGCCTCGGGCCGCTCATTAAGAAATGTAGCTCACTAGGGCCACTGCATGAGGTAAGCGTCGCCGGTCACCCGAATCATCGGGTGTGGCGTGATCTGGCAGGTATCGACGATGCGGAAACCATGCCGCTCATAGAAACGACGGGCGCCGGTGTTGACGGCGTAGTCGATCAGGCTCAAGCCCTTGAGCCCCAACTGGCGGGCGCGTTCGTGAGCGTGGGCGAGGAACTGTTTGCCAAGGCCTTGGTTGCGCCAGCCTTCATGCAGCGCGAGGCTCGATATGTACAGCGTGTCGGGGATTTCCATGTCGGCATACGGCACCAGCACCGGATCGGTGGTGGGCTCGGCCAGTGGATCGTGGCGCATCACGTAGCTGTGCATCATGCCGATGACGTGGCCGTCGGCCTCGGCGATGAGGCAGTTCTGGTAGGAGAAATCCACGTCGTCACG contains:
- a CDS encoding GNAT family N-acetyltransferase — its product is MTVKFRSALRADAREIARLFQISSEGASDYIWSQIAEPGQDLLDVGALRYARDDVDFSYQNCLIAEADGHVIGMMHSYVMRHDPLAEPTTDPVLVPYADMEIPDTLYISSLALHEGWRNQGLGKQFLAHAHERARQLGLKGLSLIDYAVNTGARRFYERHGFRIVDTCQITPHPMIRVTGDAYLMQWP